From Serinus canaria isolate serCan28SL12 chromosome 24, serCan2020, whole genome shotgun sequence, one genomic window encodes:
- the MCAM gene encoding cell surface glycoprotein MUC18 isoform X1, whose product MAGGSRPAGLALGWGFCLLLCCAAASKLEISMPPVVEVEVGGTARIECNFYIPENASYTYIDWFYVDRSNKQVRLYHVTASGVLEDDTDYKKRLSLGEDKALSISAVTLQDPKTFVCQVGAGSYGVGENSTELRVYKVPTTPEIEPYSGGISVHSTEIPEIAKCVSKNSFPSPNITWHKNGKQLYAQDNQVMMPSTLTRESSGLFTVSSTLYALVTRQDSQSQFHCTVHYWQGGHLRALDSQAVKVNVFYPSENLKLKVMPSSMLVKEGDNVTLVCEADGNPQPVFSFFKKNLDEWQDLTSLADDSGVLRLHDVNKTNNGTYRCQSLDLDDMSQIEEDVDLVVNYIEGVHVKMEPSSTLREGDSVTLSCDAHSPVGLKYQWKDDKGKKLVEGNQLFLSNLTFEKSNTFSCKVMAPSVPGLEQSKKVSVAVEGKPRIVAISSPLYVRHDEVINLTCKAIAFPPPTVQWSINGTAHEYVDNQHIASNLTVRVSHDLLRAGAMCRVSNSLGVSEKHIQLVVDDSIRKDQKSTAESQGVIIVAIIVAILVVAVLGAVIYFLHKKGKIPCGRAGKQDITKPEARKDKIVVEVKSDKLSEEAGLLQGANGEKRASADQSEKYIDLRN is encoded by the exons ATGGCTGGGGGGAGTCGGCCTGCGGGGCTcgccctgggctggggcttctgcctcctgctctgctgcg ctgcagccagcaagcTGGAGATCTCCATGCCACCCGTGGTGGAAGTGGAGgtgggaggcacagccaggatcGAGTGCAACTTCTACATCCCTGAGAATGCTTCCTACACCTACATCGACTGGTTCTAC GTGGACCGCAGCAACAAGCAGGTGAGGCTGTACCACGTCACGGCCAGCGGGGTCCTGGAGGACGACACGGACTACAAGAAGCGTCTGTCACTGGGGGAGGACAAGGCCCTGTCCATCAGTGCAGTGACACTGCAGGACCCCAAGACCTTCGTGTGCCAGGTTGGAGCTGGCAGCTACGGCGTGGGCGAGAACAGCACCGAGCTCCGTGTCTACA AGGTCCCCACGACCCCTGAGATTGAGCCCTACTCAGGAGGCATCTCTGTGCACAGCACTGAAATCCCAGAG ATTGCCAAGTGCGTGAGCAAAAACAGTTTCCCATCTCCCAACATCACGTGGCACAAGAACGGGAAGCAGCTGTACGCCCAGGACAACC AGGTGATGATGCCGTCGACGCTGACGCGCGAGTCGAGCGGGCTGTTCACGGTGAGCAGCACACTGTACGCGCTGGTCACGCGCCAGGACAGCCAGTCCCAGTTCCACTGCACCGTGCACTACTGGCAGGGGGGACACCTGCGGGCCCTGGACTCGCAGGCGGTCAAGGTCAACGTCTTCT ACCCCTCTGAGAACTTGAAGCTGAAGGTGATGCCATCCTCGATGCTGGTGAAGGAAGGGGACAATGTGACACTGGTCTGCGAGGCTGATGGGAACCCACAACCTGTCTTCAGcttctttaagaaaaat CTGGACGAGTGGCAGGATCTGACATCGCTGGCAGATGACAGCGGGGTCCTGAGGCTGCACGATGTGAACAAGACCAACAATGGCACCTACAGGTGCCAGTCCCTGGACCTGGACGATATGTCACAGATCGAGGAGGATGTGGATCTTGTTGTGAACT ACATTGAAGGGGTCCATGTGAAGATGGAGCCGTCCTCGACTCTTCGTGAAGGGGACAGTGTGACGCTGAGCTGCGAtgcccacagccctgtgggCCTGAAATACCAGTGGAAGGATGACAAG GGCAAGAAACTGGTGGAAGGGAACCAGCTCTTCCTGAGCAACCTCACCTTCGAAAAGTCCAACACCTTCAGCTGCAAGGTGATGGCCCCGAgcgtgccagggctggagcagagcaagaAGGTGTCCGTGGCTGTCGAGG ggaaGCCACGGATTGTGGCCATCAGCTCCCCGCTGTACGTGCGCCATGACGAGGTGATCAACCTGACCTGCAAGGCCATCGCCTTCCCCCCGCCCACGGTCCAGTGGAGCATCAACGGCACG gctcacGAGTACGTGGACAACCAGCACATCGCCAGCAACCTGACGGTGCGGGTGAGCCACGACCTGCTGCGGGCAGGAGCCATGTGCCGGGTGTCCAACAGTCTGGGTGTCAGTGAGAAGCACATCCAGCTGGTGGTGG aTGATTCCATCAGGAAAG ATCAAAAGTCAACAGCAGAGAGCCAAGGGGTGATCATCGTGGCCATCATCGTGGCCATCctggtggtggctgtgctgggcgCTGTCATCTACTTCCTGCACAAGAAAGGCAAGATCCCATGTGGCCGTGCTGGGAAGCAGGACAT CACAAAGCCAGAGGCTCGTAAAGACAAGATTGTAGTTGAAGTTAAGTCAGATAAACTTTCCGAAGAGGCGGGGCTCCTGCAGGGCGCCAACGGCGAGAAGAGAGCTTCAGCTGACCAG AGCGAGAAATACATCGATCTGAGGAACTAG
- the MCAM gene encoding cell surface glycoprotein MUC18 isoform X2: MAGGSRPAGLALGWGFCLLLCCAAASKLEISMPPVVEVEVGGTARIECNFYIPENASYTYIDWFYVDRSNKQVRLYHVTASGVLEDDTDYKKRLSLGEDKALSISAVTLQDPKTFVCQVGAGSYGVGENSTELRVYKVPTTPEIEPYSGGISVHSTEIPEIAKCVSKNSFPSPNITWHKNGKQLYAQDNQVMMPSTLTRESSGLFTVSSTLYALVTRQDSQSQFHCTVHYWQGGHLRALDSQAVKVNVFYPSENLKLKVMPSSMLVKEGDNVTLVCEADGNPQPVFSFFKKNLDEWQDLTSLADDSGVLRLHDVNKTNNGTYRCQSLDLDDMSQIEEDVDLVVNYIEGVHVKMEPSSTLREGDSVTLSCDAHSPVGLKYQWKDDKGKKLVEGNQLFLSNLTFEKSNTFSCKVMAPSVPGLEQSKKVSVAVEGKPRIVAISSPLYVRHDEVINLTCKAIAFPPPTVQWSINGTAHEYVDNQHIASNLTVRVSHDLLRAGAMCRVSNSLGVSEKHIQLVVDQKSTAESQGVIIVAIIVAILVVAVLGAVIYFLHKKGKIPCGRAGKQDITKPEARKDKIVVEVKSDKLSEEAGLLQGANGEKRASADQSEKYIDLRN, from the exons ATGGCTGGGGGGAGTCGGCCTGCGGGGCTcgccctgggctggggcttctgcctcctgctctgctgcg ctgcagccagcaagcTGGAGATCTCCATGCCACCCGTGGTGGAAGTGGAGgtgggaggcacagccaggatcGAGTGCAACTTCTACATCCCTGAGAATGCTTCCTACACCTACATCGACTGGTTCTAC GTGGACCGCAGCAACAAGCAGGTGAGGCTGTACCACGTCACGGCCAGCGGGGTCCTGGAGGACGACACGGACTACAAGAAGCGTCTGTCACTGGGGGAGGACAAGGCCCTGTCCATCAGTGCAGTGACACTGCAGGACCCCAAGACCTTCGTGTGCCAGGTTGGAGCTGGCAGCTACGGCGTGGGCGAGAACAGCACCGAGCTCCGTGTCTACA AGGTCCCCACGACCCCTGAGATTGAGCCCTACTCAGGAGGCATCTCTGTGCACAGCACTGAAATCCCAGAG ATTGCCAAGTGCGTGAGCAAAAACAGTTTCCCATCTCCCAACATCACGTGGCACAAGAACGGGAAGCAGCTGTACGCCCAGGACAACC AGGTGATGATGCCGTCGACGCTGACGCGCGAGTCGAGCGGGCTGTTCACGGTGAGCAGCACACTGTACGCGCTGGTCACGCGCCAGGACAGCCAGTCCCAGTTCCACTGCACCGTGCACTACTGGCAGGGGGGACACCTGCGGGCCCTGGACTCGCAGGCGGTCAAGGTCAACGTCTTCT ACCCCTCTGAGAACTTGAAGCTGAAGGTGATGCCATCCTCGATGCTGGTGAAGGAAGGGGACAATGTGACACTGGTCTGCGAGGCTGATGGGAACCCACAACCTGTCTTCAGcttctttaagaaaaat CTGGACGAGTGGCAGGATCTGACATCGCTGGCAGATGACAGCGGGGTCCTGAGGCTGCACGATGTGAACAAGACCAACAATGGCACCTACAGGTGCCAGTCCCTGGACCTGGACGATATGTCACAGATCGAGGAGGATGTGGATCTTGTTGTGAACT ACATTGAAGGGGTCCATGTGAAGATGGAGCCGTCCTCGACTCTTCGTGAAGGGGACAGTGTGACGCTGAGCTGCGAtgcccacagccctgtgggCCTGAAATACCAGTGGAAGGATGACAAG GGCAAGAAACTGGTGGAAGGGAACCAGCTCTTCCTGAGCAACCTCACCTTCGAAAAGTCCAACACCTTCAGCTGCAAGGTGATGGCCCCGAgcgtgccagggctggagcagagcaagaAGGTGTCCGTGGCTGTCGAGG ggaaGCCACGGATTGTGGCCATCAGCTCCCCGCTGTACGTGCGCCATGACGAGGTGATCAACCTGACCTGCAAGGCCATCGCCTTCCCCCCGCCCACGGTCCAGTGGAGCATCAACGGCACG gctcacGAGTACGTGGACAACCAGCACATCGCCAGCAACCTGACGGTGCGGGTGAGCCACGACCTGCTGCGGGCAGGAGCCATGTGCCGGGTGTCCAACAGTCTGGGTGTCAGTGAGAAGCACATCCAGCTGGTGGTGG ATCAAAAGTCAACAGCAGAGAGCCAAGGGGTGATCATCGTGGCCATCATCGTGGCCATCctggtggtggctgtgctgggcgCTGTCATCTACTTCCTGCACAAGAAAGGCAAGATCCCATGTGGCCGTGCTGGGAAGCAGGACAT CACAAAGCCAGAGGCTCGTAAAGACAAGATTGTAGTTGAAGTTAAGTCAGATAAACTTTCCGAAGAGGCGGGGCTCCTGCAGGGCGCCAACGGCGAGAAGAGAGCTTCAGCTGACCAG AGCGAGAAATACATCGATCTGAGGAACTAG
- the MCAM gene encoding cell surface glycoprotein MUC18 isoform X3, whose translation MAGGSRPAGLALGWGFCLLLCCAAASKLEISMPPVVEVEVGGTARIECNFYIPENASYTYIDWFYVDRSNKQVRLYHVTASGVLEDDTDYKKRLSLGEDKALSISAVTLQDPKTFVCQVGAGSYGVGENSTELRVYKVPTTPEIEPYSGGISVHSTEIPEIAKCVSKNSFPSPNITWHKNGKQLYAQDNQVMMPSTLTRESSGLFTVSSTLYALVTRQDSQSQFHCTVHYWQGGHLRALDSQAVKVNVFYPSENLKLKVMPSSMLVKEGDNVTLVCEADGNPQPVFSFFKKNLDEWQDLTSLADDSGVLRLHDVNKTNNGTYRCQSLDLDDMSQIEEDVDLVVNYIEGVHVKMEPSSTLREGDSVTLSCDAHSPVGLKYQWKDDKGKKLVEGNQLFLSNLTFEKSNTFSCKVMAPSVPGLEQSKKVSVAVEGKPRIVAISSPLYVRHDEVINLTCKAIAFPPPTVQWSINGTAHEYVDNQHIASNLTVRVSHDLLRAGAMCRVSNSLGVSEKHIQLVVDDSIRKDQKSTAESQGVIIVAIIVAILVVAVLGAVIYFLHKKGKIPCGRAGKQDIARNTSI comes from the exons ATGGCTGGGGGGAGTCGGCCTGCGGGGCTcgccctgggctggggcttctgcctcctgctctgctgcg ctgcagccagcaagcTGGAGATCTCCATGCCACCCGTGGTGGAAGTGGAGgtgggaggcacagccaggatcGAGTGCAACTTCTACATCCCTGAGAATGCTTCCTACACCTACATCGACTGGTTCTAC GTGGACCGCAGCAACAAGCAGGTGAGGCTGTACCACGTCACGGCCAGCGGGGTCCTGGAGGACGACACGGACTACAAGAAGCGTCTGTCACTGGGGGAGGACAAGGCCCTGTCCATCAGTGCAGTGACACTGCAGGACCCCAAGACCTTCGTGTGCCAGGTTGGAGCTGGCAGCTACGGCGTGGGCGAGAACAGCACCGAGCTCCGTGTCTACA AGGTCCCCACGACCCCTGAGATTGAGCCCTACTCAGGAGGCATCTCTGTGCACAGCACTGAAATCCCAGAG ATTGCCAAGTGCGTGAGCAAAAACAGTTTCCCATCTCCCAACATCACGTGGCACAAGAACGGGAAGCAGCTGTACGCCCAGGACAACC AGGTGATGATGCCGTCGACGCTGACGCGCGAGTCGAGCGGGCTGTTCACGGTGAGCAGCACACTGTACGCGCTGGTCACGCGCCAGGACAGCCAGTCCCAGTTCCACTGCACCGTGCACTACTGGCAGGGGGGACACCTGCGGGCCCTGGACTCGCAGGCGGTCAAGGTCAACGTCTTCT ACCCCTCTGAGAACTTGAAGCTGAAGGTGATGCCATCCTCGATGCTGGTGAAGGAAGGGGACAATGTGACACTGGTCTGCGAGGCTGATGGGAACCCACAACCTGTCTTCAGcttctttaagaaaaat CTGGACGAGTGGCAGGATCTGACATCGCTGGCAGATGACAGCGGGGTCCTGAGGCTGCACGATGTGAACAAGACCAACAATGGCACCTACAGGTGCCAGTCCCTGGACCTGGACGATATGTCACAGATCGAGGAGGATGTGGATCTTGTTGTGAACT ACATTGAAGGGGTCCATGTGAAGATGGAGCCGTCCTCGACTCTTCGTGAAGGGGACAGTGTGACGCTGAGCTGCGAtgcccacagccctgtgggCCTGAAATACCAGTGGAAGGATGACAAG GGCAAGAAACTGGTGGAAGGGAACCAGCTCTTCCTGAGCAACCTCACCTTCGAAAAGTCCAACACCTTCAGCTGCAAGGTGATGGCCCCGAgcgtgccagggctggagcagagcaagaAGGTGTCCGTGGCTGTCGAGG ggaaGCCACGGATTGTGGCCATCAGCTCCCCGCTGTACGTGCGCCATGACGAGGTGATCAACCTGACCTGCAAGGCCATCGCCTTCCCCCCGCCCACGGTCCAGTGGAGCATCAACGGCACG gctcacGAGTACGTGGACAACCAGCACATCGCCAGCAACCTGACGGTGCGGGTGAGCCACGACCTGCTGCGGGCAGGAGCCATGTGCCGGGTGTCCAACAGTCTGGGTGTCAGTGAGAAGCACATCCAGCTGGTGGTGG aTGATTCCATCAGGAAAG ATCAAAAGTCAACAGCAGAGAGCCAAGGGGTGATCATCGTGGCCATCATCGTGGCCATCctggtggtggctgtgctgggcgCTGTCATCTACTTCCTGCACAAGAAAGGCAAGATCCCATGTGGCCGTGCTGGGAAGCAGGACAT AGCGAGAAATACATCGATCTGA
- the MCAM gene encoding cell surface glycoprotein MUC18 isoform X4 — MAGGSRPAGLALGWGFCLLLCCAAASKLEISMPPVVEVEVGGTARIECNFYIPENASYTYIDWFYVDRSNKQVRLYHVTASGVLEDDTDYKKRLSLGEDKALSISAVTLQDPKTFVCQVGAGSYGVGENSTELRVYKVPTTPEIEPYSGGISVHSTEIPEIAKCVSKNSFPSPNITWHKNGKQLYAQDNQVMMPSTLTRESSGLFTVSSTLYALVTRQDSQSQFHCTVHYWQGGHLRALDSQAVKVNVFYPSENLKLKVMPSSMLVKEGDNVTLVCEADGNPQPVFSFFKKNLDEWQDLTSLADDSGVLRLHDVNKTNNGTYRCQSLDLDDMSQIEEDVDLVVNYIEGVHVKMEPSSTLREGDSVTLSCDAHSPVGLKYQWKDDKGKKLVEGNQLFLSNLTFEKSNTFSCKVMAPSVPGLEQSKKVSVAVEGKPRIVAISSPLYVRHDEVINLTCKAIAFPPPTVQWSINGTAHEYVDNQHIASNLTVRVSHDLLRAGAMCRVSNSLGVSEKHIQLVVDQKSTAESQGVIIVAIIVAILVVAVLGAVIYFLHKKGKIPCGRAGKQDIARNTSI; from the exons ATGGCTGGGGGGAGTCGGCCTGCGGGGCTcgccctgggctggggcttctgcctcctgctctgctgcg ctgcagccagcaagcTGGAGATCTCCATGCCACCCGTGGTGGAAGTGGAGgtgggaggcacagccaggatcGAGTGCAACTTCTACATCCCTGAGAATGCTTCCTACACCTACATCGACTGGTTCTAC GTGGACCGCAGCAACAAGCAGGTGAGGCTGTACCACGTCACGGCCAGCGGGGTCCTGGAGGACGACACGGACTACAAGAAGCGTCTGTCACTGGGGGAGGACAAGGCCCTGTCCATCAGTGCAGTGACACTGCAGGACCCCAAGACCTTCGTGTGCCAGGTTGGAGCTGGCAGCTACGGCGTGGGCGAGAACAGCACCGAGCTCCGTGTCTACA AGGTCCCCACGACCCCTGAGATTGAGCCCTACTCAGGAGGCATCTCTGTGCACAGCACTGAAATCCCAGAG ATTGCCAAGTGCGTGAGCAAAAACAGTTTCCCATCTCCCAACATCACGTGGCACAAGAACGGGAAGCAGCTGTACGCCCAGGACAACC AGGTGATGATGCCGTCGACGCTGACGCGCGAGTCGAGCGGGCTGTTCACGGTGAGCAGCACACTGTACGCGCTGGTCACGCGCCAGGACAGCCAGTCCCAGTTCCACTGCACCGTGCACTACTGGCAGGGGGGACACCTGCGGGCCCTGGACTCGCAGGCGGTCAAGGTCAACGTCTTCT ACCCCTCTGAGAACTTGAAGCTGAAGGTGATGCCATCCTCGATGCTGGTGAAGGAAGGGGACAATGTGACACTGGTCTGCGAGGCTGATGGGAACCCACAACCTGTCTTCAGcttctttaagaaaaat CTGGACGAGTGGCAGGATCTGACATCGCTGGCAGATGACAGCGGGGTCCTGAGGCTGCACGATGTGAACAAGACCAACAATGGCACCTACAGGTGCCAGTCCCTGGACCTGGACGATATGTCACAGATCGAGGAGGATGTGGATCTTGTTGTGAACT ACATTGAAGGGGTCCATGTGAAGATGGAGCCGTCCTCGACTCTTCGTGAAGGGGACAGTGTGACGCTGAGCTGCGAtgcccacagccctgtgggCCTGAAATACCAGTGGAAGGATGACAAG GGCAAGAAACTGGTGGAAGGGAACCAGCTCTTCCTGAGCAACCTCACCTTCGAAAAGTCCAACACCTTCAGCTGCAAGGTGATGGCCCCGAgcgtgccagggctggagcagagcaagaAGGTGTCCGTGGCTGTCGAGG ggaaGCCACGGATTGTGGCCATCAGCTCCCCGCTGTACGTGCGCCATGACGAGGTGATCAACCTGACCTGCAAGGCCATCGCCTTCCCCCCGCCCACGGTCCAGTGGAGCATCAACGGCACG gctcacGAGTACGTGGACAACCAGCACATCGCCAGCAACCTGACGGTGCGGGTGAGCCACGACCTGCTGCGGGCAGGAGCCATGTGCCGGGTGTCCAACAGTCTGGGTGTCAGTGAGAAGCACATCCAGCTGGTGGTGG ATCAAAAGTCAACAGCAGAGAGCCAAGGGGTGATCATCGTGGCCATCATCGTGGCCATCctggtggtggctgtgctgggcgCTGTCATCTACTTCCTGCACAAGAAAGGCAAGATCCCATGTGGCCGTGCTGGGAAGCAGGACAT AGCGAGAAATACATCGATCTGA